Proteins encoded together in one Ferroglobus placidus DSM 10642 window:
- a CDS encoding sulfurtransferase TusA family protein: protein MTVIDLRGLTCPEPIIKLRQEMSKFKPGDVVEVLTTDPGTMIDIPIWAGNSGIVVLECRREGDHIKFVLKKI, encoded by the coding sequence ATGACAGTTATCGACCTTAGAGGCTTAACGTGCCCCGAGCCAATAATTAAGCTCAGACAAGAAATGAGCAAATTCAAACCGGGAGATGTAGTAGAAGTTCTAACCACAGACCCAGGAACGATGATCGACATTCCGATATGGGCAGGAAATTCTGGTATTGTGGTTTTAGAGTGTAGGAGAGAAGGAGACCACATCAAATTCGTTTTAAAGAAAATTTAA
- a CDS encoding ATP:cob(I)alamin adenosyltransferase: MACLIKKREAEMKKDVRLTSSLRSGLISKDSDEIWGVGSVDEANAFIGLAKVKSEGLTREILEKVQRKMFNVGAEMISGKEMITRKDVEELEEIIREVGRKVEQPDKFIILEQDEITAYLSVARAVVRRAERWAVRLNDEGKVGINLVEWLNKLSCLLYLLTLYELKGKYNVVQIKKEDP, from the coding sequence ATGGCGTGCTTGATTAAAAAGAGGGAGGCTGAGATGAAAAAAGATGTAAGACTGACTTCCAGTCTGAGAAGTGGGCTAATTTCCAAGGACAGCGATGAAATCTGGGGAGTCGGTAGTGTGGATGAGGCTAACGCTTTCATAGGTTTAGCAAAGGTAAAGTCGGAAGGTTTAACGAGAGAAATTCTTGAAAAAGTTCAGAGAAAGATGTTCAACGTAGGAGCGGAGATGATCTCTGGGAAAGAAATGATCACGAGAAAGGACGTTGAGGAGCTTGAAGAGATTATAAGAGAGGTTGGTAGGAAAGTCGAGCAACCTGACAAGTTTATAATTTTAGAGCAGGACGAAATTACAGCTTATTTAAGCGTTGCGAGAGCCGTTGTAAGAAGAGCTGAGAGATGGGCTGTAAGGTTGAACGACGAAGGAAAAGTTGGGATAAATCTTGTGGAGTGGTTAAACAAGCTCAGCTGCCTTCTTTATTTGCTCACTCTTTACGAGCTTAAGGGTAAGTATAACGTTGTTCAAATTAAGAAAGAAGACCCCTGA
- a CDS encoding DUF6951 family protein: protein MKVIITDQPCGYKSEVIAKKIDKSVKIEIISECEDVRKFGEELPILSAKDVLTRIPENIVYKKANLKHSTCIIPWVVLKAAEIELGLNVKRLPRIKFEDDF, encoded by the coding sequence ATGAAAGTTATCATTACCGACCAACCGTGCGGCTATAAAAGTGAGGTAATAGCGAAAAAAATCGATAAAAGCGTGAAAATTGAGATAATTTCCGAATGCGAGGACGTTCGTAAATTTGGAGAAGAACTGCCGATTTTAAGTGCAAAAGACGTTCTTACAAGAATTCCAGAAAATATCGTTTACAAAAAAGCTAATTTAAAGCACTCCACCTGCATAATTCCCTGGGTCGTTTTAAAAGCTGCGGAAATTGAGCTTGGACTCAACGTTAAAAGGTTGCCAAGAATAAAGTTTGAGGACGACTTTTGA
- a CDS encoding DsrE family protein, giving the protein MAEKKLVFVLSKGLNYPDIARTTLMLAALSANLGIKTTVFCFQDGVEIMVKGALDKEEVKPGVPTIRQRLNEAIEAGVKIYVCSQTLVVRKIKEEDIIDEAEVAGAATFIYLALEADKVICVG; this is encoded by the coding sequence ATGGCGGAGAAAAAGCTTGTTTTCGTTCTGAGTAAGGGCTTGAATTACCCGGATATAGCGAGAACTACGCTAATGCTCGCAGCCCTAAGTGCCAATCTCGGGATAAAAACGACAGTTTTCTGCTTTCAGGATGGAGTGGAGATAATGGTCAAGGGAGCTTTGGATAAAGAAGAGGTAAAGCCGGGAGTACCTACAATAAGGCAGAGATTGAACGAGGCGATTGAAGCAGGAGTGAAAATCTATGTTTGCTCTCAAACGCTTGTAGTGAGAAAAATAAAAGAAGAGGACATAATCGATGAAGCTGAGGTTGCCGGGGCTGCCACGTTCATTTATCTCGCTCTCGAAGCAGACAAAGTCATTTGTGTAGGTTAA
- a CDS encoding uroporphyrinogen decarboxylase family protein gives MRPKDILLEAFELGVPERVPAVIFGGGMWTIKNSGKDFLYYIGKPKEYAELIVKTADILQSDMVYPGSGYNNFLAAAIGGKIKVRHIGAPDLEGPIINSPEDLEALEIDKIYENEALQTIWKASEIVYNEIGDKYLVGTTSWGPFTKAGNLRGVEQLMRDIYKNKEFAKKVIEFAKDLIMAFYEPVVKDAGLEAVSIADPTASGDLISRRHFLEFALPPLKELIDEMKKRKIAVFLHICGDTSDKLREIAESKASCFSLDHKVDLGYAKSTLKSVICIAGNVDPVSVLNDGTPEYVEEVSNKCIHIAAEGGGYVLCPGCDIPPTVPLENIQAFIRAARKTKLR, from the coding sequence ATGCGTCCGAAAGACATTCTCCTTGAAGCTTTTGAATTAGGAGTTCCGGAAAGAGTTCCTGCGGTAATTTTTGGAGGAGGTATGTGGACGATTAAAAATTCTGGCAAGGATTTCCTTTACTATATTGGCAAGCCGAAGGAGTATGCGGAGCTTATAGTTAAAACAGCAGACATTCTGCAGTCGGACATGGTTTACCCTGGCTCGGGATACAACAACTTTCTGGCTGCTGCGATAGGTGGAAAGATTAAGGTTAGGCACATAGGTGCTCCCGATTTGGAGGGACCAATTATAAACTCTCCGGAGGACCTTGAAGCTTTGGAAATTGACAAAATTTATGAAAACGAAGCTCTTCAAACTATTTGGAAAGCTTCCGAGATTGTTTACAACGAGATTGGGGATAAATATTTAGTCGGGACGACTTCCTGGGGTCCTTTCACGAAAGCCGGAAATTTGAGAGGTGTAGAGCAGCTCATGAGGGACATCTACAAGAACAAGGAATTTGCTAAAAAAGTGATAGAGTTCGCCAAAGACCTCATAATGGCTTTTTACGAGCCAGTAGTTAAGGATGCGGGGTTAGAGGCTGTGAGCATAGCAGACCCGACGGCAAGTGGAGATTTGATATCGAGGAGGCACTTTTTAGAGTTCGCATTACCACCTTTAAAGGAACTGATAGACGAGATGAAAAAGCGTAAAATAGCTGTGTTTTTACACATTTGCGGAGATACGAGCGATAAGTTGAGGGAGATAGCGGAAAGCAAAGCCAGCTGCTTCAGCTTGGATCACAAAGTAGATCTCGGTTATGCCAAGAGCACGCTTAAGAGTGTTATATGTATAGCCGGCAACGTCGATCCAGTTTCGGTTTTAAACGACGGCACTCCAGAATATGTAGAGGAAGTGTCAAATAAGTGCATTCACATTGCTGCTGAAGGTGGCGGCTACGTCCTATGCCCGGGATGTGATATCCCTCCAACAGTTCCCCTTGAAAACATTCAGGCTTTTATAAGAGCTGCAAGAAAAACCAAGCTCAGATAA
- a CDS encoding MtaA/CmuA family methyltransferase encodes MKRISKSFSANELTPKERFLKAVKLKKVDRPPVLSANQTATIEQMEKLGIFYKDAYSNPEKLATLASAAWEELGLEGVGVPFCQTVEAEAFGLEVNWGKKKSSIPVVSFKGCVAPEGIEVPENFLERGRIPIVLDAIEILAEKYGDFLPVLGHVIGPFSLAAHIANIEKILKMSIKKPKLVEEFTEMGLDAIAEYAKAMRDRGADAIVIENMFASADVIGAKNYAKFAKPFDRKLIRKIKGITILHICGDCTSIIEDMVETKATCLSIDSKTDARFAVEISRGKAAIMGNIDTIYTLPFGKPEDVEAETLRAIEAGIDIIAPGCSLSPLTPNRNVRVMVETVKKISVRATGDSYA; translated from the coding sequence ATGAAGAGGATCTCAAAAAGCTTTTCTGCGAATGAGTTAACGCCAAAGGAAAGGTTTTTAAAAGCAGTTAAATTGAAAAAGGTAGACCGTCCTCCGGTTTTGTCTGCTAACCAAACAGCCACGATAGAGCAGATGGAGAAACTTGGAATATTTTACAAAGATGCCTATTCAAACCCTGAAAAGCTTGCAACATTAGCTTCTGCTGCTTGGGAAGAACTCGGATTGGAGGGGGTTGGTGTACCGTTTTGCCAAACTGTGGAAGCTGAAGCGTTTGGTTTGGAAGTGAACTGGGGAAAAAAGAAGAGCAGCATTCCGGTTGTTTCTTTTAAAGGTTGCGTTGCTCCGGAGGGAATAGAGGTTCCCGAAAACTTCTTGGAGAGGGGAAGAATACCGATAGTTCTCGATGCGATCGAAATTTTAGCTGAGAAGTACGGAGACTTTCTTCCAGTATTGGGGCACGTTATAGGTCCGTTTTCCTTAGCTGCTCACATAGCGAACATAGAAAAGATTCTGAAGATGTCCATAAAAAAACCCAAGCTTGTTGAAGAATTCACCGAAATGGGGCTTGATGCGATAGCAGAGTATGCGAAAGCTATGAGAGATAGGGGAGCTGATGCGATAGTCATCGAGAACATGTTCGCTTCCGCAGATGTAATAGGAGCGAAAAACTATGCGAAGTTTGCAAAGCCTTTCGATAGAAAGCTGATAAGGAAGATCAAGGGAATAACCATACTCCACATCTGCGGAGATTGCACGAGCATAATCGAAGACATGGTAGAGACGAAAGCGACTTGCTTGAGCATAGATTCGAAGACTGACGCAAGGTTTGCGGTGGAGATTTCAAGAGGAAAGGCGGCGATAATGGGTAACATCGACACGATATACACTCTTCCCTTCGGAAAACCTGAAGATGTTGAAGCTGAGACGCTTCGAGCGATAGAGGCGGGAATAGATATAATCGCTCCTGGCTGTTCTCTTTCTCCGCTAACCCCGAACAGAAACGTTAGGGTGATGGTCGAAACTGTTAAAAAGATCAGCGTTAGAGCTACTGGCGACTCTTATGCGTAA
- a CDS encoding Lrp/AsnC family transcriptional regulator, producing MVVKLEEKDLKILKCLEENGSYNLDEISKITNISRSTVHYRLKKFKKMGLIKGTLIELNPEALGLDITTVTFVSVSYNNTTPEEIGQKLASISGVFAVYYILGDFDFIVIARAKDREDLKRILREIHAIDGVVKTGTHFVASIIKEEKRLLVNYNEEDLKKLFCE from the coding sequence ATGGTGGTAAAACTTGAGGAAAAGGACCTGAAGATCCTGAAGTGCTTGGAGGAAAACGGAAGCTACAATCTCGACGAAATATCGAAAATTACGAACATTTCCCGCTCCACCGTCCACTACAGACTGAAGAAATTTAAAAAAATGGGACTTATAAAAGGTACGTTGATAGAGCTAAATCCGGAAGCCCTTGGACTCGATATAACCACCGTAACGTTCGTAAGCGTGAGTTATAACAACACAACGCCGGAGGAAATCGGACAGAAGCTTGCGTCGATTTCAGGAGTTTTTGCAGTCTACTACATCCTCGGAGATTTCGATTTCATTGTTATAGCGAGGGCAAAGGACAGAGAAGATCTCAAAAGAATTCTCAGAGAGATACATGCCATCGACGGAGTTGTAAAGACAGGAACGCACTTCGTAGCTTCGATAATTAAGGAAGAGAAAAGGTTGCTGGTGAATTACAATGAAGAGGATCTCAAAAAGCTTTTCTGCGAATGA
- a CDS encoding helix-turn-helix transcriptional regulator, whose amino-acid sequence MSKLATLKNLLLLLGIVLLLVSFFNPIVANPYPNTCFGAFYGFNSYFFFAAVIILVLAVVLSEEKSEIVESGSKLAEKNQNGKILDLIRNLLEEDEFKIIKLVLENEGITQDSLHFKTGFSQSKISMIIKKLEEKNLIVREKFGKTYKIYTSPWLRNMLEEGNVDYQKDFEKLKNWCEED is encoded by the coding sequence ATGTCTAAGCTCGCAACTTTAAAAAATCTCTTGCTCTTGCTTGGAATAGTCCTTTTACTTGTCTCCTTTTTCAACCCCATCGTGGCGAATCCGTATCCAAACACGTGCTTCGGAGCCTTTTACGGGTTTAACAGCTACTTTTTCTTTGCAGCGGTTATTATTTTAGTTTTAGCTGTTGTTTTAAGTGAGGAAAAGAGTGAAATTGTCGAATCGGGAAGTAAATTAGCTGAGAAGAATCAGAACGGAAAAATACTCGATTTAATCAGAAATTTGCTTGAGGAAGATGAGTTCAAGATAATAAAACTCGTTCTCGAAAATGAAGGAATAACCCAGGATTCCCTCCACTTCAAGACTGGTTTTTCCCAATCCAAGATCTCGATGATAATCAAGAAACTTGAAGAGAAAAACTTGATCGTCAGAGAGAAATTTGGGAAAACGTACAAGATTTACACAAGTCCTTGGCTGAGAAATATGCTCGAAGAAGGTAACGTTGACTATCAGAAAGATTTCGAAAAGCTCAAAAATTGGTGCGAGGAAGATTAA
- a CDS encoding OsmC family protein: protein MSEINGVDVEYLKQLVETVKKHPELGRTLWRARSKWKDGFKVEVNIRDFTIRMDEPKDLGGTNTAPNMVEFVLGALGACLVVGYVMNAAIRGIELDKVEIDVEGDIDLPGFFGLESPEKVSPGFTNIRARVFLKTKKPVSKEELKELHETVVKTSPVGNTLMKPVNLEVKLEERRTV from the coding sequence ATGAGCGAAATAAACGGCGTTGATGTGGAATATTTAAAGCAGTTAGTGGAGACTGTGAAGAAGCATCCGGAGCTCGGCAGAACTCTCTGGAGAGCAAGATCTAAATGGAAAGACGGTTTCAAAGTTGAAGTGAACATAAGGGACTTCACAATCAGAATGGATGAACCAAAAGATCTCGGAGGCACCAATACAGCTCCAAACATGGTGGAATTCGTATTAGGAGCTTTAGGAGCTTGCCTTGTTGTTGGTTATGTTATGAACGCAGCGATTAGAGGAATAGAGCTCGATAAAGTTGAAATAGATGTAGAGGGAGACATCGACCTTCCCGGCTTTTTTGGCTTGGAGTCTCCGGAAAAGGTCTCTCCGGGATTTACAAACATCAGAGCAAGGGTATTCCTTAAAACGAAAAAACCCGTAAGTAAAGAGGAGCTTAAAGAGCTTCACGAAACAGTTGTGAAAACCTCACCTGTCGGAAACACGCTGATGAAGCCTGTTAATCTGGAAGTAAAATTGGAGGAAAGGAGAACTGTTTAA
- a CDS encoding carboxymuconolactone decarboxylase family protein yields MGNKECEEYVKERMKLMPRFLKTVCEVWPEAAKKFADFYEVIWRDGALDRKTKELIFTAIGVATASPRCIVHVIAAVEAGATDEEILEAVTVGFIGAGFYPNNPGIPYAFEYAVKAIEVAQKYRRGEDWEYLKPPEFRG; encoded by the coding sequence ATGGGAAACAAGGAGTGTGAAGAATACGTCAAAGAAAGAATGAAACTGATGCCAAGATTTTTGAAGACCGTCTGTGAGGTTTGGCCGGAAGCTGCTAAAAAGTTTGCAGATTTCTATGAGGTAATCTGGAGGGATGGGGCTTTAGATAGAAAGACCAAGGAGTTAATTTTCACTGCCATAGGAGTAGCGACTGCCTCTCCAAGATGTATTGTTCATGTAATTGCCGCTGTTGAAGCTGGTGCTACTGATGAGGAAATTCTCGAAGCCGTCACTGTAGGATTCATCGGAGCTGGCTTCTATCCAAACAATCCGGGAATTCCGTACGCTTTCGAATACGCTGTAAAAGCGATTGAAGTTGCTCAGAAGTATAGAAGAGGAGAAGATTGGGAATACTTAAAACCGCCGGAGTTCAGAGGATAA